A stretch of DNA from Acidobacteriota bacterium:
TCGACGTGCTGAACACCGCCTTCCGTCCGGCACGATCGGTGAGCACGCCGAGGGAGGCGATGCCGAGCCCGGCGAGGCTGTACGTCACGGCAATGTACCAGCCGCGCTCGATCACCGACCAGCCGAGTTCCTTCGAGATCTGCGGGAGGACGAAGGCGAAGAGCGCCTGGTCCATGTTCTCGAGGCTGACGCCCGCGAGGCAGATCAGGAACGCGCGCGCCGGGTAGCCGCGGACGGCGCTCCACAGCCCCTCGGCCGCCGGCGGGTGGGACGGGACGGCGGTGGCCGCCGCGGGCATGCGGATCGGGTTGGCTTCAGACATCCAGAGGGCTCAGGGACGACACGTGCGGGACGCCCGGGTTCGGGCCGGGCGCCCCGCATGGGATTATCCGTCGCGCCGGCTCAGTTGAACGCGTAGCGGATCGTCACGCTGACGCGGCGCGGCGGGTTCAGGTAGACCGACTGGAACCTCAGCGGCGCGCCGAACGTGAAGCTGCCGATCTGATACTGCTCGTCCCAGATGTTCTCCACGACCCCCGTGACCCGCACGCGGCCGTTCCGCGTCTCGTAGGCCACCGACAGATCCCCGATCTGGAACCCGTCTTCCGACCCCGCCTCGGGGTTGCAGAACGAGTGGTAGAACTTCGTCTTGCCGCTCACGGTGCCGGCGATCGACCAGGAGCCGTTCAGCAACGCCTGGGGGAACATGTACACGCCGGTCAGGCTGTAGCTCTGGTGCGGCGACATCTTCAGCTCCAGCTTCTTGCTCCCGGTGCCGTACGGCGCGCAGTCCACCGCCTGGTTGAAGTTCACCGACGTGAATTCGGTGCGCAGCAGCGACAGCTGGCCGCTCAATTCGAGCCCCTGCACCGGGGTCGCCCGGGCCTCCAGCTCGAGCCCCTTCGTCTGCACGTCGCCGATGGTGAAGCGGCGGAAATTCCCTTCCGGATCCGTGCCGCTCCCCTGCAGATCTTTCCAGTCGTTCAGGAACGCGGCCAGGTTCACGCGCAGCCGGTGCTGCAGCCAGTCGCTCTTGATGCCCCCTTCGTAGGTCCAGAGGGTCTCCTGCGAGATCGGCTGCAGGAACGGGATCTGGCCGGCGGTCATGTTGCGGCCGTCGAACGCGCCGGACTTGAATCCCCGGCTCGCGCTCGCATACAGCATCTGGCCCCCCGAGAACGCGTAGTCCACCGCGAAACGCGGCGTCAGGCCGCTGAACGACGGCGTGAGGAACCGCTCGACCGCGCCGGTGCGCGCGCCCGCCGGATCGGTGGGCAGGCACGCCCGGCTGGCGCCGTGGAGCGAACGGCCGTCGGCCGAGTAGCAGGCCAGCACCGGCGCGCCGCTCGCCTGCAGCAGGTGGTGCGCGTAGTCCTTCTTGTCGTCGGTGTACCGCACCCCGATCGTCGCCGACAGACCGGAGGTCGGCTGCACGGTCACGTTGCCGTAGACGGCGTTGCTGTCGGTGGTCAGCGCCACGTCCGAGTAGTTGCCGCCGCGCGCCGCGCGGAAGACCAGGTTCTCGGTAATCTGCCGGTTCCGCTCGTGGAAGTAGAAGTACCCGCCGATCACCCGAACGTGCGGGCCGAGCTGCCCTGAGACCTGCAACTCCTGGCTCCACTGCTCCTGCTTCTGATCCTGGTACAGGTGGAAGAGCGGCAGCTTCGCGAGCGCCGTGCCGGCCGGGAAGGTGTTGTTGCCCACCTGCCCGTCGGCATCGACGAGGAACAGGTTGTACATGTTCCGGTACGCCGTCACCGACTTGAGGACGTAGTTGTCGCCGATGGCGTAGCTGATCGTGCTCGATGCACCGCGCTGGAAGATGTCGTTGAGCGGGTTCGTCAGGTCGGAGGCCAGCGTGTGGACGTCGGTGTCGCCGTCGACCTGCTGCGCGAGGTCATGGTTGCCCATGCCGGCGCCGTTGACGACCGGCGGCTGCGCGATGAGCCCGAGCGCATAGCCGGGCGTCGAGCGCTCCTGCAGGTAGTCGCCGACGAGCAGGATGTTGAAGTTCGGCACCGGCAGGAGCCGGATCGACGCGCGGCCGCCC
This window harbors:
- a CDS encoding TonB-dependent receptor; translation: MSKNLRIAAGGRRAARLVAGLLVTGGVLLAAAPARASATVNISVVPRGEVTVTFTTPDGKAETHVFRGDTTVRPSGAGPQTVVFAYEDKKYEAEVDLPLNGNVQLVFDPTGTPPVQFFALAVEEVTVTAERVEANLQKVPVSVTALTSRALEVQRVANVQQVSYQTPNLWMEKNTGTSSGSRAAIRGIGEDESFFTSDTPVGIYVDDVYIPRQIGAQFDLYDVDRIEVLRGPQGTLYGRNTSAGAIKLVSKQPGNKVMAHLEGTFGQYTQADFKGSVSVPIAGGKTSLQIAGMRRYHEGYDRNIVDGRKVNDQDLWGGRASIRLLPVPNFNILLVGDYLQERSTPGYALGLIAQPPVVNGAGMGNHDLAQQVDGDTDVHTLASDLTNPLNDIFQRGASSTISYAIGDNYVLKSVTAYRNMYNLFLVDADGQVGNNTFPAGTALAKLPLFHLYQDQKQEQWSQELQVSGQLGPHVRVIGGYFYFHERNRQITENLVFRAARGGNYSDVALTTDSNAVYGNVTVQPTSGLSATIGVRYTDDKKDYAHHLLQASGAPVLACYSADGRSLHGASRACLPTDPAGARTGAVERFLTPSFSGLTPRFAVDYAFSGGQMLYASASRGFKSGAFDGRNMTAGQIPFLQPISQETLWTYEGGIKSDWLQHRLRVNLAAFLNDWKDLQGSGTDPEGNFRRFTIGDVQTKGLELEARATPVQGLELSGQLSLLRTEFTSVNFNQAVDCAPYGTGSKKLELKMSPHQSYSLTGVYMFPQALLNGSWSIAGTVSGKTKFYHSFCNPEAGSEDGFQIGDLSVAYETRNGRVRVTGVVENIWDEQYQIGSFTFGAPLRFQSVYLNPPRRVSVTIRYAFN